The Prunus persica cultivar Lovell chromosome G8, Prunus_persica_NCBIv2, whole genome shotgun sequence genome includes a region encoding these proteins:
- the LOC18766779 gene encoding guanylate-binding protein 5 isoform X1, whose protein sequence is MEISYWVCVVSIVLCFFASGSLSIENFHQAFPIVEPDPGHTKLRLSREGLEAIERITTPIAAVAVIGPYRSGKSFLLNQLLSLSCYEGFGVGHMRDTKTKGIWVWGTPVEMDINGVKTSVFYLDTEGFESVGKSNVYDDRIFALATVMSSVLVYNLAETIREADIARLSFAVELAEEFYGRVKGQDVAFEPAKLLWLIQRDFLQGKSVEDMVHEALLHVPNSDGNKNIDMVNQIRDSLAIMGDNSTAFSLPQPHLQRTKLCDMKDGELDPMYVKKKEQLKQLVASIIRPKIVQGRPLNGKEFVSFLEQILEALNKGEIPSTGSLVEVFNKGILERCLKLYNERMAKLSLPLIEQSLQEYHERSMEEVMKLFEEQHFGRHHAKKSVEQLEEEIEKVHKNVIMTNEYRSSKLCEALYTRCEDKMDQLQVLRLPSMAKFNAGFLQCNQSFEQECVGPAKTNYGHRMMKMLGKSRSLFIKEYNHRLFNWLVAFSLVMVVVGRFIIKFILIEIGAWVLFIFLETYTRMFWSAESLYYNPVWHVIVATWETLVYSPVLDLDRWAIPAGVIVALFVLYWRCNGRRKHGSSWLLPLYNNNKGGPNRPRSD, encoded by the exons ATGGAGATTTCTTATTGGGTTTGTGTTGTTTCGATAGTTCTCTGCTTTTTCGCATCTGGGTCTCTCTCAATTGAGAATTTTCACCAAGC ATTTCCTATTGTGGAACCAGATCCTGGTCATACAAAACTTCGTCTTTCAAGGGAAGGGCTGGAGGCCATTGAAAGAATAACAACTCCAATTGCAGCTGTTGCC GTTATTGGGCCATATCGCTCTGGAAAATCATTTTTGCTCAACCAACTGCTCTCCCTTTCATGTTATGAAG GGTTTGGTGTTGGACACATGCGTGACACAAAGACAAAAG GAATTTGGGTATGGGGAACCCCAGTAGAAATGGATATTAATGGAGTAAAAACTTCTGTGTTTTATCTTGATACTGAGGGATTTGAAAGTGTTGGGAAGTCAAACGTATATGATGACCG GATTTTTGCTCTGGCAACTGTCATGAGTTCAGTCCTTGTTTATAACCTGGCTGAGACG ATCCGCGAAGCTGACATTGCTCGGTTGTCATTTGCTGTTGAGCTTGCTGAAGAATTTTATGGAAG AGTGAAG GGACAAGATGTTGCTTTTGAACCTGCAAAGCTCTTGTGGCTTATCCAGCGTGATTTTTTGC AAGGGAAATCTGTGGAAGACATGGTGCATGAAGCTCTCCTTCATGTCCCTAACAGTGATG GCAACAAGAATATTGATATG GTCAACCAGATCCGAGATTCTTTGGCTATTATGGGTGATAATAGCACAGCCTTCAGTTTACCACAA CCTCACCTTCAACGAACTAAACTCTGTGACATGAAGGATGGTGAACTTGACCCGATGtatgttaaaaaaaaggaacaactAAAACAACTTGTTGCTAGTATCATCCGTCCAAAGATTGTGCAGGGAAGACCTCTAAACGGAAAGGAGTTTGTATCTTTTCTGGAGCAG ATTCTTGAAGCCTTGAACAAGGGGGAGATCCCATCAACAGGCTCTCTGGTGGAGGTATTCAACAAGGGTATTCTTGAGCGATGTTTAAAGCTATACAATGAAAGGATGGCAAAATTGAGTTTACCTCTTATAGAGCAATCTTTGCAAGAATACCATGAAAGGTCCATGGAGGAAGTGATGAAACTTTTTGAGGAGCAACATTTTGGCCGTCACCATGCAAAGAAATCAGTCGAGCAactagaagaagaaatagaaaag GTGCATAAAAATGTGATCATGACAAATGAATATCGGTCTTCAAAGCTCTGTGAGGCATTGTATACCAGATGTGAGGATAAAATGGACCAACTTCAAGTTCTCAGACTTCCTTCCATGGCAAAATTCAATGCAGGATTCCTGCAGTGCAACCAAAGTTTTGAGCAAGAGTGTGTTGGACCTGCAAAAACAAACTACGGGCATCGAATGATGAAG ATGTTGGGTAAGTCACGGTCTCTATTTATAAAAGAATACAATCACAGGCTCTTCAATTGGTTGGTCGCCTTCTCCCTTGTCATGGTGGTCGTTGGCAGGTTTATTATAAAGTTTATTTTGATCGAAATCGGGGCCTGGgtcctcttcatcttcttaGAGACATACACGAGGATGTTTTGGTCTGCAGAATCTCTTTACTACAACCCGGTTTGGCATGTAATAGTGGCCACTTGGGAAACACTTGTTTACAGCCCCGTCCTTGATCTGGACAG ATGGGCTATACCAGCTGGTGTCATAGTAGCTCTGTTTGTACTATATTGGCGGTGTAACGGAAGAAGGAAACACGGGTCTTCATGGTTATTACCTCTGTACAATAATAACAAAGGCGGTCCGAATCGGCCAAGATCAGactaa
- the LOC18766779 gene encoding uncharacterized protein LOC18766779 isoform X2 yields the protein MSSVLVYNLAETIREADIARLSFAVELAEEFYGRVKGQDVAFEPAKLLWLIQRDFLQGKSVEDMVHEALLHVPNSDGNKNIDMVNQIRDSLAIMGDNSTAFSLPQPHLQRTKLCDMKDGELDPMYVKKKEQLKQLVASIIRPKIVQGRPLNGKEFVSFLEQILEALNKGEIPSTGSLVEVFNKGILERCLKLYNERMAKLSLPLIEQSLQEYHERSMEEVMKLFEEQHFGRHHAKKSVEQLEEEIEKVHKNVIMTNEYRSSKLCEALYTRCEDKMDQLQVLRLPSMAKFNAGFLQCNQSFEQECVGPAKTNYGHRMMKMLGKSRSLFIKEYNHRLFNWLVAFSLVMVVVGRFIIKFILIEIGAWVLFIFLETYTRMFWSAESLYYNPVWHVIVATWETLVYSPVLDLDRWAIPAGVIVALFVLYWRCNGRRKHGSSWLLPLYNNNKGGPNRPRSD from the exons ATGAGTTCAGTCCTTGTTTATAACCTGGCTGAGACG ATCCGCGAAGCTGACATTGCTCGGTTGTCATTTGCTGTTGAGCTTGCTGAAGAATTTTATGGAAG AGTGAAG GGACAAGATGTTGCTTTTGAACCTGCAAAGCTCTTGTGGCTTATCCAGCGTGATTTTTTGC AAGGGAAATCTGTGGAAGACATGGTGCATGAAGCTCTCCTTCATGTCCCTAACAGTGATG GCAACAAGAATATTGATATG GTCAACCAGATCCGAGATTCTTTGGCTATTATGGGTGATAATAGCACAGCCTTCAGTTTACCACAA CCTCACCTTCAACGAACTAAACTCTGTGACATGAAGGATGGTGAACTTGACCCGATGtatgttaaaaaaaaggaacaactAAAACAACTTGTTGCTAGTATCATCCGTCCAAAGATTGTGCAGGGAAGACCTCTAAACGGAAAGGAGTTTGTATCTTTTCTGGAGCAG ATTCTTGAAGCCTTGAACAAGGGGGAGATCCCATCAACAGGCTCTCTGGTGGAGGTATTCAACAAGGGTATTCTTGAGCGATGTTTAAAGCTATACAATGAAAGGATGGCAAAATTGAGTTTACCTCTTATAGAGCAATCTTTGCAAGAATACCATGAAAGGTCCATGGAGGAAGTGATGAAACTTTTTGAGGAGCAACATTTTGGCCGTCACCATGCAAAGAAATCAGTCGAGCAactagaagaagaaatagaaaag GTGCATAAAAATGTGATCATGACAAATGAATATCGGTCTTCAAAGCTCTGTGAGGCATTGTATACCAGATGTGAGGATAAAATGGACCAACTTCAAGTTCTCAGACTTCCTTCCATGGCAAAATTCAATGCAGGATTCCTGCAGTGCAACCAAAGTTTTGAGCAAGAGTGTGTTGGACCTGCAAAAACAAACTACGGGCATCGAATGATGAAG ATGTTGGGTAAGTCACGGTCTCTATTTATAAAAGAATACAATCACAGGCTCTTCAATTGGTTGGTCGCCTTCTCCCTTGTCATGGTGGTCGTTGGCAGGTTTATTATAAAGTTTATTTTGATCGAAATCGGGGCCTGGgtcctcttcatcttcttaGAGACATACACGAGGATGTTTTGGTCTGCAGAATCTCTTTACTACAACCCGGTTTGGCATGTAATAGTGGCCACTTGGGAAACACTTGTTTACAGCCCCGTCCTTGATCTGGACAG ATGGGCTATACCAGCTGGTGTCATAGTAGCTCTGTTTGTACTATATTGGCGGTGTAACGGAAGAAGGAAACACGGGTCTTCATGGTTATTACCTCTGTACAATAATAACAAAGGCGGTCCGAATCGGCCAAGATCAGactaa